A genomic window from Slackia heliotrinireducens DSM 20476 includes:
- a CDS encoding gluconeogenesis factor YvcK family protein, with product MTHSISQDPSNTASFARLQLSADEARQDPTAPIRAVVIGGGTGAPMSIRTLLSLDARVSAVVAMADDGGSTGKLRYEAGSLPPGDIRKCILAMASDPGDPVTRALKCRFEFAGNHSLGNLLLAALEDVTGSFPEAIATCENLVNARGKVYPSTLDKVMITATTKSGNVIRGQARACHSQETLSHVQLESEEPVKAYGPALEAIKQADLIVLGPGSLFTSIIPNLLVPGIIDAIRQSHALTVFVCPLADQQGETRGMTAIEHYQALVDHGMGGLIHYMVVHSAEPLKPETPMERASRPLGEGADDGRRVPNAGGDAPVAVPVKISYEDAVAIQQQGVVVIVRNLVDPNLPTWHDPIELRSAFKSIIELSRSQASRMWNPSVLKGR from the coding sequence ATGACCCATTCCATATCACAGGATCCTTCGAACACAGCCTCGTTCGCACGCCTCCAGCTTTCCGCTGACGAGGCCCGCCAAGACCCGACAGCCCCCATCCGGGCGGTGGTCATCGGCGGCGGCACCGGAGCCCCCATGTCCATCCGAACGCTTTTGAGCCTGGATGCCCGGGTGTCGGCCGTGGTCGCCATGGCCGACGACGGCGGATCGACCGGCAAGCTCCGCTACGAGGCGGGGTCCCTTCCGCCGGGCGACATCCGCAAATGCATCCTGGCCATGGCATCCGACCCGGGCGACCCGGTGACCCGTGCCTTGAAGTGCCGCTTCGAGTTCGCGGGCAACCATTCGCTGGGAAACCTTCTGCTCGCGGCCCTCGAGGATGTGACCGGATCGTTCCCCGAAGCCATCGCGACCTGCGAAAACCTTGTGAACGCCCGGGGCAAGGTGTATCCGTCCACGTTGGACAAGGTGATGATCACGGCCACGACCAAGTCCGGCAACGTGATCCGCGGCCAGGCTCGCGCCTGCCATTCCCAGGAGACCCTTTCCCATGTGCAGTTGGAATCCGAAGAGCCGGTCAAGGCCTACGGGCCTGCGCTTGAGGCCATCAAGCAGGCCGACCTCATCGTTTTGGGGCCGGGTTCGCTGTTCACGTCCATCATCCCGAACTTGCTGGTGCCCGGCATAATCGACGCCATCCGGCAGTCCCATGCGCTCACGGTGTTCGTCTGTCCGCTGGCCGACCAGCAGGGCGAGACCCGCGGCATGACGGCGATCGAGCATTACCAAGCGCTGGTCGACCACGGCATGGGCGGCCTGATCCATTACATGGTGGTGCATAGCGCCGAACCGTTGAAGCCCGAAACGCCGATGGAGAGGGCAAGCCGGCCTCTGGGGGAGGGCGCCGACGACGGAAGGCGCGTCCCGAATGCGGGCGGGGATGCCCCCGTGGCCGTGCCGGTGAAGATCTCCTACGAGGACGCTGTCGCCATCCAGCAGCAGGGTGTTGTGGTCATCGTGCGCAACCTGGTGGACCCCAACCTTCCCACCTGGCACGATCCCATCGAGCTGAGGTCGGCGTTCAAGTCGATCATCGAGCTCAGCCGCTCGCAGGCCTCCCGCATGTGGAATCCTTCCGTCTTGAAAGGCCGGTAG
- the whiA gene encoding DNA-binding protein WhiA — protein MSFTNDVKDELTRVIPSCRHCDRSVLAALVRIEGTLTFSGPGKYKLEISTELGSVARLVIRSLHGIYQLATELTVRRSVLHKTPNYLITVPNQPKLEQALHDLGVLGPQGLQMGIDEHLVKKNCCAAGYVRGAFLGSGFIADPRGDFHFEITVENAELARDLAAVMNDHDMNAHVLQRRNSYIVYMKSGESVSAFLAFTGAHQCALTMESERVRKSVRNDVNRKLNAELANQAKTANAAVDQIVSIRKIVESGKVNTLSPGLQEFVYLRLHNPELSLKELGEKADPPLSKSAVYHRVRRLEEIASKL, from the coding sequence ATGTCGTTCACCAACGATGTAAAAGACGAGCTGACACGCGTCATTCCGTCCTGCCGCCATTGCGACCGGTCGGTGCTGGCTGCGCTGGTGCGCATCGAGGGCACGCTGACGTTTTCGGGGCCGGGCAAGTACAAGCTCGAGATTTCCACGGAGCTTGGCTCGGTGGCCCGGTTGGTCATCCGGTCGCTGCACGGCATCTACCAGCTGGCGACCGAGCTCACCGTGCGCCGCAGCGTTCTGCATAAGACGCCGAACTACCTGATCACCGTGCCGAACCAGCCCAAGCTGGAACAGGCCCTCCACGACCTGGGCGTGCTTGGCCCCCAGGGTCTGCAGATGGGCATCGACGAGCATTTGGTGAAGAAGAACTGCTGCGCCGCCGGTTATGTGCGCGGGGCGTTTCTGGGCAGCGGGTTCATAGCCGACCCTCGCGGCGACTTCCATTTCGAAATCACCGTGGAGAACGCCGAGCTGGCCCGCGACCTGGCCGCCGTCATGAACGACCACGACATGAACGCGCATGTGCTGCAGCGCCGCAACTCCTATATCGTCTATATGAAAAGCGGCGAGTCGGTATCCGCGTTCCTCGCGTTCACGGGCGCCCACCAGTGCGCGTTGACCATGGAGAGCGAACGTGTGCGCAAAAGCGTACGCAACGACGTCAACCGCAAACTCAACGCCGAGCTGGCGAACCAGGCCAAGACCGCAAACGCTGCGGTGGACCAGATCGTCAGCATCCGCAAGATCGTCGAAAGCGGCAAGGTGAACACGCTGTCGCCGGGGCTGCAGGAGTTCGTCTACCTGCGCCTTCACAACCCTGAGCTATCCTTGAAAGAGCTGGGGGAGAAGGCGGACCCGCCCCTGTCGAAATCGGCGGTCTACCACCGCGTCCGCCGTCTTGAGGAGATCGCCAGCAAGCTGTAG
- a CDS encoding MalY/PatB family protein — MIYDFDRIIDRYGTDSVKYDNAEERGKSADLIPLWVADMDFPAPQEVLDALTERVRHGIFGYTDPSAPYYDAVRSWFERHHGYAPSRSWIVLSPGVVYALATAVAAFTEPGDGVLIQPPVYYPFREVVEDGGRTLVRSPLVFDGEKYAIDFDDFEACIEDNDVKLFLLCNPHNPVGRVWTPDELRRLGEICLDHDVIVVSDEIHADFARPGHTHTVFASLSPRFEKRCVTCTAPSKTFNLAGLQASNVFIADPDMRARFKTAIKATGQSGVNVLGLTAAQAAYEHGDDWLRQVKDYLEGNLEYVKGYLADFVPELRVVEPESTYLIWIDCNDLGLTAGELYRMVEHDAKLWVDEGTMFGLEGSGFIRINIACPRAILEVAFEQLAKAVRTRMDA; from the coding sequence ATGATCTACGATTTCGACCGCATCATCGACCGGTACGGCACCGACAGCGTCAAGTACGACAACGCCGAAGAGAGGGGCAAATCGGCGGATCTCATCCCCTTGTGGGTGGCGGACATGGACTTCCCCGCGCCGCAGGAGGTCCTCGACGCCCTGACAGAACGTGTGCGCCACGGCATATTCGGCTACACCGACCCGTCGGCCCCCTACTACGATGCCGTGCGCTCGTGGTTCGAACGCCATCACGGCTACGCCCCGTCCCGCAGCTGGATCGTCCTCTCCCCCGGCGTTGTATACGCCCTGGCCACCGCGGTGGCGGCGTTCACCGAGCCGGGTGACGGCGTGCTCATCCAGCCACCCGTGTACTATCCCTTCAGAGAGGTGGTGGAAGACGGCGGGCGCACCCTGGTCAGGTCGCCTCTGGTGTTCGACGGCGAGAAGTACGCCATCGATTTCGACGATTTCGAAGCATGCATCGAAGACAACGACGTGAAGCTGTTCCTGCTGTGCAACCCCCACAACCCCGTCGGGCGCGTCTGGACCCCCGACGAGCTTCGCCGCCTGGGCGAAATCTGCCTGGACCATGACGTCATCGTGGTGTCGGACGAGATCCACGCCGATTTCGCACGACCCGGCCACACCCACACGGTGTTCGCCTCGCTGAGCCCCCGGTTCGAAAAGCGCTGCGTGACCTGCACGGCGCCCAGCAAGACCTTCAACCTGGCAGGCCTGCAGGCGTCGAACGTGTTCATAGCCGACCCGGACATGCGGGCCCGTTTCAAGACCGCGATCAAGGCCACCGGCCAGTCCGGCGTGAACGTCCTGGGTCTTACGGCCGCCCAAGCCGCCTACGAGCACGGCGACGACTGGCTGCGCCAGGTGAAGGATTATCTGGAAGGCAACCTGGAGTACGTGAAGGGATATCTGGCGGACTTCGTGCCCGAACTGCGCGTCGTCGAGCCCGAAAGCACCTATCTGATCTGGATAGACTGCAACGACCTGGGGTTGACCGCAGGCGAGCTCTACCGCATGGTGGAACACGACGCCAAGCTTTGGGTGGACGAAGGCACCATGTTCGGACTTGAGGGCTCCGGTTTCATCCGCATCAACATCGCTTGTCCGCGGGCCATTCTCGAAGTGGCATTCGAGCAGCTGGCCAAGGCCGTCCGCACCCGTATGGACGCGTAG
- a CDS encoding ribonuclease J, whose product MNTTNSKEFIDLSNGKPSGKAAQSKDASNGVQPSAASGNKKTRRTRHVTLEHERPHITREVDSAKKESFAKARTRNSRKSSVNKGGAVKHKSDALMRIIPLGGLDGIGKNMTAFECGDDMVLIDAGLMFPDDGHPGVDLILPDYTYVLENEHKLRGILVTHGHEDHTGSLPYLMKDLSSKVPIYATKLTLGLIEGKFQEHRVKARLQEIHAGDEIKLGSFVIDFFAVNHSIPGAVGVFLQSPAGNILHTGDFKLDQTPIDGIHTDFGAMARFSKIGVDLMLSDSTNAMKTTFTPSEAEVGKALRSIIENAKGRVIIASFASHIHRLQQIADAAVANGRKVVVTGRSMIQNTDIARRLGYLHIQDIDLIDAYDLKDMPADKVVIMCTGSQGEPLSALSRIANGEHRTIDIDPGDTVIISATPVPGNEKAVTRVVNSLSKIGCEVYDKSRAMVHVSGHAGSEELKIVMSIAKPKAFMPVHGEAAHLRAHARLAEAVGIPHDNIFVCDNGDTLELSPSGVRRGEPVESGIVYVDGLSVGDTTRDVLSERTQLSNSGLASISVAIDPAHGRSCGDVIIEMKGITGGDVSELRAEAHDRIASALQRGMDKNERGKSLEKHLRDTMYSLLWEKTKQRPIVIVSIIEV is encoded by the coding sequence ATGAATACCACCAATTCGAAGGAGTTTATCGATTTGAGCAATGGAAAACCTAGCGGCAAGGCCGCACAGTCCAAGGACGCTTCCAACGGCGTCCAGCCTTCGGCTGCGTCGGGCAACAAGAAGACCCGCCGCACGCGCCATGTGACTCTCGAACACGAGCGTCCCCACATCACCCGCGAGGTGGATTCTGCCAAGAAGGAATCCTTCGCCAAAGCGCGCACCCGCAATTCCCGCAAGTCCTCGGTGAACAAAGGCGGGGCCGTCAAGCACAAGAGCGACGCTCTCATGCGCATCATCCCCTTGGGCGGTTTGGACGGCATCGGCAAGAACATGACCGCGTTCGAATGCGGCGACGACATGGTGCTCATCGACGCAGGCCTCATGTTCCCCGACGACGGGCATCCCGGCGTCGACCTCATCCTGCCCGACTACACCTACGTGCTCGAAAACGAGCACAAGCTGCGGGGCATCCTGGTCACCCACGGCCACGAGGACCACACGGGTTCGCTTCCGTACCTGATGAAGGATCTGTCCTCCAAGGTGCCCATCTACGCCACCAAGCTCACGTTGGGCCTGATAGAGGGCAAGTTCCAGGAGCATCGCGTCAAGGCGCGCCTGCAGGAGATCCACGCCGGCGACGAAATCAAGCTGGGCAGCTTCGTCATCGACTTCTTCGCCGTGAACCATTCCATCCCGGGCGCGGTGGGCGTGTTTTTGCAATCGCCCGCGGGCAACATCCTGCACACCGGCGACTTCAAGCTAGACCAGACGCCCATCGACGGCATCCACACCGACTTCGGGGCCATGGCGCGCTTCAGCAAGATCGGCGTCGACCTCATGCTGTCCGACTCCACCAACGCCATGAAGACCACCTTCACGCCCTCCGAAGCCGAGGTGGGCAAGGCCCTGCGCAGCATCATCGAGAACGCCAAGGGCCGCGTGATCATCGCCAGCTTCGCAAGCCATATCCACCGTTTGCAGCAGATCGCCGACGCTGCGGTGGCCAACGGCCGCAAGGTCGTGGTCACGGGTCGTTCCATGATCCAGAACACCGACATCGCCCGCCGTCTGGGCTACCTTCACATCCAGGACATCGACCTGATCGACGCCTACGATCTGAAGGACATGCCGGCCGACAAAGTCGTCATCATGTGCACCGGCAGCCAGGGAGAGCCCCTGTCGGCGCTGTCCCGCATCGCCAACGGAGAGCACCGCACCATCGATATCGACCCTGGCGACACGGTCATCATCTCCGCCACGCCGGTCCCCGGCAACGAGAAGGCCGTCACCCGCGTGGTGAATTCCCTGTCCAAGATCGGCTGCGAGGTGTACGACAAGTCCCGCGCCATGGTGCACGTGTCCGGCCACGCCGGTTCCGAAGAGCTGAAGATCGTCATGTCCATCGCGAAGCCCAAGGCCTTCATGCCGGTCCACGGCGAAGCCGCCCACCTGCGCGCCCATGCGCGTTTGGCCGAAGCGGTGGGCATTCCCCACGACAACATCTTCGTCTGCGACAACGGCGACACGCTGGAGCTTTCTCCGTCGGGCGTCAGGCGCGGAGAGCCGGTCGAGAGCGGCATCGTGTACGTCGACGGTCTGTCGGTGGGCGATACCACCCGCGACGTGCTGTCCGAGCGCACGCAGCTGTCCAACTCGGGTTTGGCCTCCATCAGCGTGGCCATCGACCCAGCTCACGGCCGTTCCTGCGGCGACGTGATTATCGAGATGAAGGGCATCACCGGCGGCGACGTGTCCGAGCTGCGGGCCGAGGCCCACGACCGCATTGCCAGCGCCCTGCAGCGCGGCATGGACAAGAACGAGCGCGGCAAATCCTTGGAGAAGCACCTTCGCGACACCATGTACTCGCTTCTTTGGGAGAAGACCAAGCAGCGGCCCATCGTCATCGTCTCCATCATCGAGGTGTAG
- a CDS encoding DNA translocase FtsK: MARGSNSAAKSKSNASKSSRAKANGSAAKEPESRVPLKKAQKGSGAKASKASEQKVVATESPLLDERTKRDILGVVLGVFAVALLVTMVVKPQGIVTSFLANTIHVGLGVGAYILPIILIVVCVSLFVRTERRYFALRMAIGLFLILICIMSLFALYTSGGEADSILFAPENLATHGGYVGAGIAWVLLNLFGRAVGTVFLLGLGIGAAIIIGFSVSGVISLVQEKAEEQRQRRLDRKAEEYALYDNQPYDVEPDPVQHEPRIVQAPAPAENRVASGLRTRILGGGSGTAHSVSASAGAGAYADDYEYEEPASSAQTRTFVSPFSQVREVAGFSAKNNASPDVQRLPSTSHVPRDLSKPRRATMTLREQASAGLGDYGPGADNMDMYWPGEYAYEDAGYMDAVSDRDEGDPYGTAVNDSDAYSSANTQVLGAGAPPQSAAPTTYVPPEFTPATRTGQKAMTRRLNRISDEPAAPQPEQQEEPAATKKAPKTRALNKKPASKKKADTAAEVRDGFVLPSPDLVKSSGRAAKANDAELRSTAAELQTTLEDFGIMATVVDWVAGPTVTLFKVDLPSGVRVNRIMNLTNDIALALASPGVRIFAPVPGTNYVGIEVPNKTRQSVLLGDVLKHVKGGPLMVAIGKDVEGHPITADLAKMPHLLVAGTTGSGKSVAINSMIMTILMRATPDEVRLIMVDPKRVEFTPYNGIPHLYVPVVNDNKEAASALAWGVAEMERRLKVLSKHGVRNISQYNAKVDAGEIDEPDLTEDGAQVRKLPYIVIVIDELADLMMNVGKEVELSISRIAQLARAAGIHLILATQRPSTNVVTGLIKANITNRMALTVASGIDSRVILDETGAENLIGQGDMLYGKPEYPKPVRIQSCFVDEDEIEAVVEHLKTQGEPEYHNEILNVNVIGLGSSMPDGSGGSSTSLDPLIWEAADIVVSSGLGSTSNIQRRLSVGYSRAGRIMDMLEEKGIVGPPNGSKPREVLVDELELETLKSFELHDEQKGSIGF; this comes from the coding sequence GTGGCAAGAGGATCCAATTCTGCCGCCAAATCCAAATCGAATGCGTCCAAATCGAGCAGGGCGAAGGCGAACGGCTCCGCTGCCAAGGAGCCGGAAAGCCGCGTGCCTCTGAAGAAGGCCCAGAAGGGTTCCGGCGCGAAGGCCTCGAAGGCGTCCGAACAGAAGGTCGTGGCCACTGAGTCGCCTTTGCTGGACGAGCGCACCAAGCGCGACATCCTGGGCGTGGTGCTGGGCGTCTTCGCAGTGGCGCTGCTCGTTACCATGGTGGTGAAGCCCCAGGGCATCGTCACGTCGTTTTTGGCGAATACCATCCACGTCGGCCTGGGTGTCGGCGCCTACATCCTTCCCATCATCCTGATCGTCGTGTGCGTAAGCCTGTTCGTGCGCACCGAGCGCAGGTATTTCGCGCTGCGCATGGCCATCGGCCTGTTCCTGATACTCATCTGCATCATGTCGCTGTTCGCGCTGTACACCTCGGGCGGCGAGGCGGACTCCATCCTGTTCGCGCCCGAGAACCTGGCCACCCACGGGGGATACGTGGGCGCGGGCATCGCCTGGGTGCTGCTCAACCTGTTCGGCCGCGCGGTGGGAACCGTGTTCCTGCTGGGCTTGGGCATCGGCGCCGCCATCATCATCGGCTTCAGCGTGTCGGGTGTCATCAGCCTGGTGCAGGAGAAGGCCGAAGAGCAGCGGCAGCGCCGATTGGACCGCAAGGCCGAGGAGTACGCGCTGTACGACAACCAGCCCTATGACGTGGAACCCGACCCCGTCCAGCACGAGCCCCGCATCGTGCAGGCCCCGGCACCTGCGGAAAACCGCGTTGCCTCCGGCCTGCGCACCCGCATTCTGGGCGGCGGCTCCGGCACGGCGCACAGCGTTTCGGCAAGCGCGGGTGCAGGCGCCTACGCCGATGACTACGAATACGAGGAGCCCGCAAGCTCCGCCCAGACCCGCACGTTCGTGAGCCCCTTCAGCCAGGTCCGCGAGGTGGCGGGATTCAGCGCCAAGAACAACGCGTCACCGGATGTGCAGCGCCTGCCGTCCACGAGCCATGTGCCCCGCGACCTGTCCAAACCTCGCCGCGCCACCATGACCCTGCGTGAGCAGGCGTCGGCCGGGCTGGGGGACTACGGTCCCGGAGCCGACAACATGGACATGTACTGGCCGGGCGAATACGCCTACGAGGACGCAGGCTACATGGATGCCGTGTCGGACCGCGACGAGGGCGACCCCTACGGAACCGCCGTCAACGACTCCGACGCGTACTCTTCTGCAAACACCCAGGTCCTGGGTGCGGGTGCGCCTCCGCAGTCTGCCGCGCCGACGACCTATGTGCCCCCTGAGTTCACCCCTGCCACCCGCACGGGCCAGAAGGCCATGACCCGCCGCCTCAACCGCATAAGCGACGAGCCCGCCGCACCCCAGCCCGAGCAGCAGGAAGAACCCGCCGCCACGAAGAAGGCTCCCAAGACCCGGGCTTTGAACAAGAAGCCGGCATCCAAGAAGAAGGCCGACACCGCCGCCGAGGTCCGCGACGGATTTGTGCTGCCTTCGCCCGACCTGGTGAAGAGCAGCGGACGCGCCGCCAAGGCAAACGACGCCGAGCTGCGCTCCACCGCCGCCGAGCTGCAAACCACTCTGGAGGACTTCGGCATCATGGCCACGGTGGTGGACTGGGTGGCGGGCCCTACGGTCACACTGTTCAAGGTCGACCTTCCCAGCGGCGTGCGCGTGAACCGCATCATGAACCTGACCAACGACATCGCCCTGGCCCTGGCTTCGCCGGGCGTGCGCATCTTCGCCCCTGTTCCCGGCACGAATTACGTGGGCATCGAGGTTCCCAACAAGACCCGTCAGTCGGTGCTTCTGGGCGACGTGCTCAAGCATGTCAAGGGCGGCCCTCTGATGGTGGCCATCGGCAAGGACGTTGAGGGGCATCCCATCACGGCCGACCTGGCCAAAATGCCCCACCTGCTGGTGGCAGGCACCACCGGCTCCGGCAAATCCGTGGCCATCAACTCCATGATCATGACCATCCTCATGCGGGCCACCCCCGACGAGGTGCGCCTGATCATGGTTGACCCCAAGCGCGTCGAATTCACGCCCTACAATGGCATCCCGCACCTGTACGTGCCCGTGGTCAACGACAATAAGGAAGCAGCCAGCGCTTTGGCCTGGGGCGTTGCGGAAATGGAACGCCGTTTGAAGGTGCTTTCCAAACACGGCGTCCGCAACATCTCTCAGTACAACGCAAAGGTCGACGCCGGCGAGATCGACGAGCCCGATCTGACAGAGGACGGCGCCCAGGTGCGCAAGCTTCCCTATATCGTTATCGTCATCGACGAGCTGGCCGACCTGATGATGAACGTGGGTAAGGAAGTGGAGCTGTCCATCAGCCGCATCGCGCAGCTGGCGCGCGCGGCGGGCATCCACCTGATTCTGGCAACCCAGCGTCCGTCCACCAACGTTGTGACGGGCCTGATCAAGGCGAACATCACCAACCGCATGGCGCTCACGGTGGCTTCCGGCATCGACAGCCGCGTCATTCTGGATGAGACCGGCGCCGAGAACCTCATCGGCCAGGGCGACATGCTTTACGGCAAGCCGGAATATCCCAAGCCGGTGCGCATCCAGAGCTGCTTTGTGGACGAGGACGAGATCGAAGCGGTGGTCGAGCACCTGAAGACCCAGGGCGAGCCCGAATACCACAACGAGATCCTCAACGTGAACGTCATCGGCCTGGGTTCGTCCATGCCCGACGGGTCCGGAGGAAGCTCCACATCCCTCGATCCGCTCATTTGGGAAGCCGCAGATATAGTGGTTTCAAGCGGATTGGGCTCAACATCCAACATCCAACGCAGACTGAGTGTAGGCTATTCCCGAGCTGGACGTATAATGGACATGCTCGAAGAAAAAGGGATCGTAGGTCCCCCCAATGGAAGCAAGCCCCGTGAGGTGCTTGTCGATGAGCTCGAATTGGAAACGCTGAAGAGTTTTGAGCTGCACGACGAGCAAAAGGGTTCTATCGGATTTTAA
- a CDS encoding helix-turn-helix domain-containing protein codes for MAEAPQFGAILRQAREDSGEDLNTVARRIRIRPDILERIEESDLDGMPPRGYSRNMINAYARYLGLNPTELVKMYLDAQYAHQIDKARANIRPSGFNMDTGRTMRERHELSNQVGVGAPASHSSSHVRRNESFEDLFPSYGETGGRLSSSGAGAYSGSSASTRSLDSAITSRGASSGLGSVHVGSCNGYGDGLSRRRSQSESSLTRTMERVPQNGRRSRRDNDLGEQPYSNTTWYANQQNGFDLRSKLPFILAAIIILLLVVVIAVVVQSSKAPAETDDQTTMNISGMPSSSTSTSDDKEADSEKDAAAEEEKAEEPAEVAPTETVIKLSIPEEETAYVEVYEGQTYSESNGESRTAAETFTGPYEQTFNVNTTLQIVTTNPDGVYVTQDDEQVSWEDYGSGVYGVTFRFEDVLKAWNEAHGITTAAAETTDAQSAESGEAAEGEAEQPVETTAEETAEASADESAEVA; via the coding sequence GTGGCTGAAGCACCGCAGTTCGGAGCCATCCTGCGCCAGGCGCGCGAAGACTCCGGTGAAGATCTGAACACCGTTGCACGGCGTATCCGCATCCGTCCGGACATCCTCGAACGCATCGAGGAGTCCGACCTGGACGGCATGCCGCCCCGCGGGTATTCCCGCAATATGATCAACGCATACGCCCGCTACCTGGGTTTGAATCCCACGGAGCTGGTTAAGATGTATCTGGACGCGCAGTATGCGCACCAGATCGACAAGGCCCGCGCGAACATCCGTCCCTCGGGCTTCAACATGGACACGGGGCGCACCATGCGCGAGCGCCACGAGCTGTCTAACCAAGTGGGGGTGGGAGCGCCCGCGTCCCATTCCTCCTCGCACGTGCGCCGCAACGAGTCCTTCGAGGACCTGTTCCCGAGCTATGGCGAAACCGGCGGACGCCTGTCATCCTCCGGTGCCGGCGCCTATTCCGGAAGCTCCGCTTCGACCCGCTCGCTGGACAGCGCCATCACGTCCCGCGGCGCCTCCAGCGGCCTGGGCTCGGTGCATGTGGGCTCCTGCAACGGGTACGGCGACGGCCTTTCCCGCCGCCGTTCGCAGTCCGAAAGCAGCCTGACCCGCACCATGGAGCGCGTGCCGCAGAACGGTCGCCGTTCCCGTCGCGACAACGACCTGGGCGAACAGCCTTATTCCAACACGACGTGGTATGCCAACCAGCAAAACGGGTTCGACCTGCGCAGCAAGCTTCCCTTCATTCTGGCGGCCATCATCATCCTGCTGCTGGTAGTGGTCATCGCCGTGGTGGTCCAGTCCAGCAAGGCGCCGGCGGAAACCGACGACCAGACCACCATGAACATCTCCGGCATGCCTTCCTCATCCACCAGCACGTCGGACGACAAGGAAGCCGACAGCGAGAAGGATGCGGCGGCCGAGGAGGAGAAGGCCGAAGAGCCCGCCGAGGTCGCACCCACCGAAACGGTCATCAAGCTGTCCATTCCTGAGGAGGAGACCGCCTACGTCGAGGTGTACGAGGGTCAGACCTACAGCGAATCCAACGGGGAATCCCGCACGGCTGCGGAAACCTTCACGGGTCCCTACGAGCAGACGTTCAACGTGAACACCACGTTGCAGATCGTGACCACCAATCCCGACGGCGTGTACGTGACGCAGGATGACGAACAGGTGAGCTGGGAGGATTACGGCAGCGGCGTGTACGGCGTCACCTTCCGCTTCGAGGACGTGCTCAAGGCCTGGAACGAGGCCCACGGCATAACCACGGCGGCGGCCGAGACGACGGATGCGCAGTCTGCCGAATCGGGCGAGGCCGCAGAAGGCGAGGCGGAGCAGCCCGTCGAGACCACGGCGGAGGAGACCGCCGAAGCGTCTGCGGACGAATCCGCAGAGGTCGCATAG
- a CDS encoding YajQ family cyclic di-GMP-binding protein has product MAKESSFDVVSTVDMQEIDNAYQQACREIATRYDLKGSGAKIDLDKQARKITVSAPADFVAKQVIDVIGTKVVRRGIDLGAVKWGDPQPAAGQSVRVVADIVEGIDKETAKKISKDIRDTKLKVKATVEGDKLRVSSASRDALQEVIQFLKGQDYGQPLQYVNYR; this is encoded by the coding sequence ATGGCAAAAGAATCCAGCTTCGACGTCGTGTCCACCGTGGACATGCAGGAGATTGACAACGCATACCAGCAGGCGTGTCGCGAGATTGCGACCCGCTACGATTTGAAGGGGTCCGGCGCCAAGATCGACCTGGACAAGCAGGCCCGCAAGATTACCGTGTCCGCACCTGCCGATTTCGTGGCTAAACAGGTCATCGACGTCATCGGAACCAAGGTTGTCCGCCGCGGCATCGACCTGGGCGCCGTCAAGTGGGGCGACCCGCAGCCGGCCGCCGGCCAGAGCGTGCGCGTCGTGGCCGACATCGTCGAGGGCATCGACAAGGAAACCGCGAAGAAGATCTCTAAGGACATCCGCGACACCAAGCTCAAGGTGAAGGCCACGGTCGAAGGCGACAAGCTGCGCGTCAGCTCCGCCTCCAGGGATGCGCTGCAGGAAGTCATCCAGTTCCTCAAGGGACAGGACTACGGTCAGCCGCTGCAGTACGTCAACTATCGCTAA